In the Desulfovibrio subterraneus genome, AGGCGGGTGACGATTTGCTGCACCATGCCCGGACGGGAAGAGAGCCAGCCCTGACGCGGGGTGTTGTCTATGACGCCGCGGATGTTGATGAGCAGCACTTTTTCGTCACCTTCTCCGCGCAGCGTGTATTGCTGCAGAGGGGCCGGTTCGCCGAACAATTTCATTTTCGGGGCGCAGCCGGTGGAGGCGAGCATTGTCAGAATAAGCAGAAAGGCGCAGAGGAGGGAGGTTCGCATGGTCAACTCCTTAAAGTCTTGATCAGAGTATGGGAGTGCTGGACAAGGCAGAGCAATTGCCGCACTTTTGCATGGTAACGCGACACGCGGTTGCGGGCAATTGCCGTGTTGCCTGTTCATGTTTTTCAATGAGTTGTTGCCCGGTCGTGTAGAGGCCGGGCAGGGAGATACATATGTCTTTTGAGGAAGCCAATCCGTTCAGAAAGCTAGACAAGAAACAGTTCAAGGATGCCGAGAACCCCGACGGCAAGTCTGCCGGTGCGCAGAAGGGCGCACAGTCTTCGGGACAGTCCGGCCGGGCCAAGGGAGCCAACCGTGTGGGGATGGCGCAAGGGGCGGAGCCGGAAGAGGGGATGGCGGATTTCATGCGTGCCATGACGGGCGTTGCCCGTATGGACGGTAAAGGGGGAGCAGCAGGGAAGAAGCCGGAGGCTGCAGCAGGAAGCAGAGCAGGATCAGGCGCACCTGCGGAAAGTTCCCGCAAATCAGGTGCGAACGAAGATGAGGGCATGTTCTCCATGGCCGACCTTGACGAGTTCAAGGCCGTGACGAGAAAAGGCGCTTCGCAGAAGATGAAGCCCTCACACGAGGACAGCGGGGCCCGTCAGCGTTCGCGCGACGCAGTGGTGAAGCGCAGTGATGAAGCCTTTGAAGAAAAGCCGGCAGAAGCTTCCCCTGAGGATATCGATTTTATTCAGGCCATGGAGGGAGTGTCGGGCATTACCTCACGCGGGCGTGATATCCGCAAGCACCCCGAGCCGGTCCGGAAGGGGCAGGGGGCGGTTCATGCAGCACAGGCCCTGCAGGACTTGCTGGACGGCACCATTGAATTTCAGCTGGAATATTCCGAGGAGTTCATTCAGGGGCATGTGAGCGGGTTTGACCCGATGGTGCT is a window encoding:
- a CDS encoding Smr/MutS family protein, whose translation is MSFEEANPFRKLDKKQFKDAENPDGKSAGAQKGAQSSGQSGRAKGANRVGMAQGAEPEEGMADFMRAMTGVARMDGKGGAAGKKPEAAAGSRAGSGAPAESSRKSGANEDEGMFSMADLDEFKAVTRKGASQKMKPSHEDSGARQRSRDAVVKRSDEAFEEKPAEASPEDIDFIQAMEGVSGITSRGRDIRKHPEPVRKGQGAVHAAQALQDLLDGTIEFQLEYSEEFIQGHVSGFDPMVLGKLRSGQYSPEGHLDLHGMVAQEAYDALVTFMRMAYTKGLRTVLLIPGRGRNSPEGFSVLREKVQHWLTRDPFKRVVLAFCTAQPRDGGAGAIYVMLRKLKKSHGKIQWDRTPSDPDLFV